In one window of Corallococcus macrosporus DNA:
- a CDS encoding LysR substrate-binding domain-containing protein, with translation MLPRINLDMDVLRTFVTAFELGSFAKAAARVGRSPSAVSSQLRKLEEQVGRALVERSGRGLVLTEAGEVLLGCARRILELNDQTVDSLRGSELEGEVRLGLPQDFAETWLPRVLSTFARAHPAVRIEVRTERNAQLIHHVTTGKLDLALAWSSGVRGCSERIAELPLAWIGQRGWQRTGGRGQSLPLIAFEAPCVFRKACTTALDRKGLAWRIAFASPSLAGLWAAAEAGLGVTLRTAFGLPRTLAVLEPKASGLPALGSIPVYLLRAEREPSKTVAQLAGILREALAQELATPQRARPRRFRTREAGRTSTRGA, from the coding sequence ATGCTCCCGCGAATCAACCTGGACATGGATGTCTTGCGGACGTTCGTGACGGCCTTCGAGCTGGGCAGCTTCGCCAAGGCCGCCGCGCGGGTGGGCCGTTCGCCATCCGCGGTGAGCTCCCAGTTGCGCAAGCTGGAGGAGCAGGTGGGCCGCGCGCTGGTGGAGCGCTCCGGGCGAGGCCTGGTCCTGACCGAAGCGGGCGAGGTGTTGCTGGGCTGCGCGCGGCGGATCCTCGAACTGAATGACCAGACCGTGGACAGCCTGCGAGGCAGCGAGCTGGAGGGCGAGGTCCGTCTGGGATTGCCGCAGGACTTCGCTGAAACCTGGCTGCCCCGGGTGCTCAGCACGTTCGCGCGAGCGCATCCGGCGGTGCGCATCGAGGTGCGCACCGAGCGCAACGCCCAGCTCATCCACCACGTCACGACCGGCAAGCTGGACCTCGCGCTCGCCTGGAGCAGCGGCGTGCGGGGTTGCAGCGAGCGCATCGCCGAGCTGCCGCTCGCATGGATTGGTCAGCGGGGTTGGCAGCGCACCGGGGGACGTGGCCAGTCGCTGCCGCTCATCGCCTTCGAAGCGCCCTGCGTCTTCCGGAAGGCCTGCACGACCGCCCTGGACCGGAAGGGGCTCGCCTGGAGGATCGCGTTCGCGAGCCCGAGCCTCGCGGGCCTGTGGGCGGCGGCCGAGGCAGGGCTGGGCGTGACGCTGCGAACAGCCTTCGGCCTGCCCAGGACGCTGGCAGTCCTGGAACCGAAAGCCTCGGGCCTGCCCGCGCTCGGGAGCATCCCGGTGTACCTGCTCAGGGCTGAACGGGAGCCGAGCAAGACCGTGGCCCAACTGGCGGGCATCCTGCGTGAAGCGCTCGCGCAGGAGCTGGCGACACCCCAGCGGGCACGGCCCCGCCGCTTCAGGACGCGCGAGGCCGGACGAACTTCCACGCGAGGGGCATGA
- a CDS encoding M61 family metallopeptidase encodes MPLVIALVAVWMVSTAAHAQSQSWPLPQPAPMPPPIEAPRDTPFPGTLRLRVDATDTARGVFRVTETLPVTPGRRLTLLFPQWLPGDHGPTAQLDGLAGLKVQAGKRVIAWTRDAVQVAAFHINIPAGVTSIDVHFQFLGATEPRVGPVVATSTMLDLQWHNLVLYPAGHYARRITCEASVKLPPAWEFASPLTVARREGDEVRFQPVTLDTLIDSPVIAGRAFKRILLSEDPVPVHVNIVADDAASLEPPPGFVRGYQSLVRQAYRLFGSHHHDHYDLMVWLADGFGPSYFEHLRAGENALPADFFTTWNDRPEQRGRLAHGFVHSWNGLFRRPAEMWTPDFNTPERDSLLWVFEGLTYYWQDVLTTRSGLWTREDALDDLAATAAAMANRPGRRWRPLRDVTNDAIVQRRKALSWKGWQRDMFDAYSEGELIWLEADTLIRERSGGRKSLDDFARAFFGVRPGSQVTMTYTLEDIITTLNDIQPHDWSGFFRSRVEETRDAAPLEGITRGGYALAWSEEPTNAIRRAEAASGNVDLGDSLGVTLAKDGKVLRVEWERPAFEVGLLPGAVVTAVNGSPYDAQRLKDAVKATARQTPLRLSWRQGTTTRSALVPWHGGLRYPRLRRVEGTPALLDGILAPRGP; translated from the coding sequence ATGCCACTCGTTATCGCTCTGGTGGCCGTCTGGATGGTTTCGACGGCGGCGCATGCGCAGTCCCAGTCCTGGCCGCTGCCCCAACCCGCGCCCATGCCGCCGCCCATCGAGGCGCCGCGAGACACGCCCTTCCCCGGCACCCTCCGGCTGCGCGTCGACGCCACCGACACGGCGCGCGGTGTCTTCCGCGTCACGGAGACCCTTCCGGTCACGCCTGGACGACGGTTGACGCTGCTCTTTCCGCAGTGGCTTCCCGGGGACCATGGGCCCACTGCTCAACTGGACGGACTCGCGGGGCTGAAGGTCCAGGCCGGGAAGCGGGTCATTGCCTGGACCCGTGACGCCGTCCAGGTCGCGGCCTTCCACATCAACATCCCCGCCGGCGTGACGTCCATCGACGTGCACTTCCAGTTCCTTGGTGCCACGGAGCCGCGCGTGGGCCCGGTGGTGGCCACGTCCACGATGCTGGACCTGCAATGGCACAACCTGGTGCTGTACCCAGCGGGCCACTACGCCCGGCGCATCACCTGTGAGGCCAGCGTGAAGCTGCCGCCCGCCTGGGAGTTCGCCTCGCCGCTGACCGTCGCCCGACGGGAGGGCGATGAGGTCCGGTTCCAGCCGGTGACGCTGGACACGCTGATCGACTCACCCGTGATTGCCGGCCGCGCCTTCAAGCGCATCCTGTTGAGCGAGGACCCCGTCCCGGTCCACGTCAACATCGTCGCCGACGACGCCGCGAGTCTCGAGCCGCCTCCAGGCTTCGTCCGGGGCTACCAGTCCCTGGTGCGACAGGCCTACCGGCTCTTCGGCTCGCACCACCATGACCATTACGACCTGATGGTCTGGCTGGCGGACGGCTTCGGCCCCAGCTACTTCGAGCACTTGCGCGCGGGCGAGAACGCCCTCCCCGCCGACTTCTTCACGACCTGGAACGACCGGCCCGAGCAGCGAGGCCGGCTGGCGCATGGCTTCGTCCATTCGTGGAACGGCCTGTTCCGCCGCCCCGCGGAGATGTGGACGCCGGACTTCAACACGCCGGAGCGCGACTCGCTGCTCTGGGTGTTCGAGGGATTGACCTACTACTGGCAGGACGTGCTCACCACCCGGTCAGGGTTGTGGACGCGGGAGGACGCACTCGATGACCTGGCCGCGACCGCGGCGGCCATGGCCAACCGTCCTGGCCGGCGCTGGCGCCCGCTCCGGGACGTGACGAACGACGCCATCGTGCAGCGCCGCAAGGCGCTCTCCTGGAAGGGCTGGCAGCGCGACATGTTCGACGCCTACTCCGAGGGCGAGCTGATCTGGCTGGAGGCCGACACGCTGATCCGCGAGCGCAGTGGCGGCCGCAAGTCGCTGGATGACTTCGCTCGTGCGTTCTTCGGCGTGCGCCCGGGCAGCCAGGTGACGATGACGTACACGCTGGAAGACATCATCACCACGCTCAATGACATCCAGCCCCACGACTGGTCCGGTTTCTTCCGCTCCCGGGTTGAAGAGACGCGCGACGCCGCGCCCCTGGAAGGAATCACGCGGGGCGGCTACGCGCTCGCCTGGAGCGAGGAACCCACGAACGCCATCCGGCGGGCCGAGGCCGCGAGCGGGAACGTGGACCTCGGCGACTCGCTCGGCGTGACGCTCGCGAAGGATGGAAAGGTGCTCCGGGTGGAGTGGGAGCGGCCGGCCTTCGAGGTGGGCCTGCTGCCCGGCGCGGTGGTGACGGCCGTGAACGGGAGCCCCTACGACGCGCAAAGGCTGAAGGACGCCGTCAAGGCCACCGCGCGCCAGACGCCCTTGCGGCTCTCCTGGCGCCAGGGCACGACCACCCGCTCCGCCCTTGTTCCCTGGCATGGAGGCTTGCGCTACCCGCGGCTTCGTCGGGTCGAGGGCACACCGGCGCTCCTGGATGGAATCCTGGCGCCGCGAGGCCCGTGA
- a CDS encoding DUF7594 domain-containing protein, which translates to MTVPTPKQIILEPEADTFVRYTTPGVNYGTAQNLNVDSAKDETYLRFNLSAIPAGAHIASVMLQALAYDGGSPGGDGSVYAHLVPDDTWSETGMTWSNRPAVTGDRLGSWWLWNPNTSPKPLQVAVNFSPKLKAPVQQALDSDGLVSFRLMSPGYHTVYRSREYSVAGERPRLIINYFEPGDPRVTTDLQVVALYPQADAQVLSSNPTTNYGKSAALTVDRTAAETFLRFGLGSVPDNAQVVAVSLVATSNDGYAYDNADGNVYTRLVSDNTWSETGITWNNKPTASSDDLGSWLLWNRNGQYTTQVGINSSPKLVSPVQQALESDGMISLRLDSPGYRTLYHSREYTNTEARWPQLLVSYFVPPPCPTPVASAPTQVVLEPEADTYVWSENPNTSYGANQNLWVDDKKGEAYLRFNLGSIPAGAHIASVRLEALAYDGYANGGDGSVYAHLVPDDTWSETAMTWNTRPAVTGNDLGSWWLWYNSSSPKPLQLGVNFDAKLKAPVQQALDSDGLVSFRLKSAYKTVYRSREYGVTSERPRLVVSYFEPGDTQVTSHLESASFFPVADSSVWWSNPNANAGTSMGLTVNRDDAETFLRFNLAGLPPGAQVASVVLATTSTGGDVTAGADGNVYTRWVRNNTWSETGITWNTKPSVFSCELGSWQFPTRSVPYITQAGINASPLLVPVVQEVLSMDGLLSLRLDSPGSRSTYDSREYSNTSARWPRLIVYYSVPPATP; encoded by the coding sequence ATGACGGTTCCCACGCCCAAGCAGATCATCCTGGAGCCGGAGGCCGACACGTTCGTCCGGTACACCACCCCGGGCGTGAACTACGGCACCGCGCAGAACCTGAACGTCGACTCCGCCAAGGACGAGACCTACCTGCGCTTCAACCTGAGCGCCATCCCGGCCGGCGCCCACATCGCGTCGGTCATGCTCCAGGCGCTGGCCTATGACGGCGGTTCCCCCGGCGGTGACGGCAGCGTCTACGCGCACCTGGTGCCGGACGACACCTGGAGCGAGACAGGCATGACCTGGTCCAACCGCCCCGCGGTGACGGGCGACCGGTTGGGCTCCTGGTGGCTGTGGAATCCCAACACCTCGCCCAAACCCTTGCAGGTGGCCGTCAACTTCAGCCCGAAGCTCAAGGCCCCCGTGCAGCAGGCGCTGGACTCGGATGGGCTCGTGTCCTTCCGGCTGATGTCCCCGGGCTACCACACGGTGTACCGCTCGCGTGAATACAGCGTCGCCGGCGAGCGGCCCAGGCTGATCATCAACTACTTCGAGCCCGGTGATCCGCGGGTGACCACCGACCTCCAGGTCGTGGCGCTCTACCCGCAGGCGGACGCGCAGGTCCTGTCGAGCAACCCCACCACGAACTACGGCAAGAGCGCGGCTCTGACCGTGGACCGGACCGCGGCGGAGACATTCCTGCGCTTCGGCCTGGGCAGCGTCCCGGACAACGCGCAGGTGGTCGCCGTGTCCCTGGTGGCCACGTCCAATGACGGCTACGCGTATGACAACGCGGACGGCAACGTCTACACGCGGCTGGTCTCCGACAACACCTGGAGCGAGACGGGCATCACCTGGAACAACAAGCCCACCGCCTCCAGCGACGACCTGGGCTCCTGGCTGCTGTGGAACCGCAATGGCCAGTACACGACCCAGGTGGGCATCAACTCGAGCCCGAAGCTCGTCTCGCCCGTGCAGCAGGCGCTGGAGTCGGACGGGATGATCTCCCTGCGGCTGGACTCGCCGGGGTACCGGACGCTGTACCACTCGCGCGAGTACACGAACACGGAGGCGCGCTGGCCCCAGCTCCTCGTCTCCTACTTCGTGCCGCCCCCCTGCCCCACGCCTGTCGCGTCCGCGCCCACGCAGGTGGTCCTGGAGCCGGAGGCGGACACGTACGTCTGGTCCGAAAACCCGAACACGAGCTACGGCGCCAACCAGAACCTGTGGGTCGACGACAAGAAGGGCGAGGCCTACCTGCGCTTCAACCTGGGCAGCATCCCGGCCGGAGCGCACATCGCGTCGGTCCGGCTGGAGGCCCTGGCCTACGACGGCTATGCGAACGGCGGCGACGGCAGCGTCTATGCGCACCTGGTGCCGGACGACACCTGGAGCGAGACGGCCATGACCTGGAACACCCGCCCCGCGGTGACCGGCAATGACCTGGGCTCCTGGTGGCTCTGGTACAACAGCAGCTCGCCGAAGCCCCTGCAGCTGGGCGTCAACTTCGACGCGAAGCTCAAGGCGCCCGTGCAGCAGGCGCTGGACTCGGATGGGCTCGTCTCCTTCCGCCTGAAGTCGGCCTACAAGACCGTGTATCGCTCGCGTGAGTACGGCGTCACCAGCGAGCGGCCCCGGCTGGTCGTCAGCTACTTCGAGCCCGGGGACACGCAGGTGACGTCCCACCTGGAGTCGGCGTCCTTCTTCCCGGTGGCGGACAGCTCCGTGTGGTGGAGCAACCCGAACGCGAACGCGGGCACGTCCATGGGCCTGACCGTGAACCGTGACGACGCGGAGACCTTCCTGCGCTTCAACCTGGCGGGCCTCCCGCCTGGCGCCCAGGTGGCCTCCGTCGTCCTCGCGACCACGTCCACGGGTGGCGACGTCACGGCCGGCGCGGACGGCAACGTCTACACGCGGTGGGTTCGCAACAACACCTGGAGCGAGACGGGCATCACCTGGAACACCAAGCCCTCCGTCTTCAGCTGCGAGCTGGGCTCCTGGCAGTTCCCCACCCGGTCCGTGCCGTACATCACGCAGGCGGGCATCAACGCGAGCCCGCTGCTGGTGCCGGTGGTGCAGGAGGTCCTGTCCATGGACGGGCTGCTCTCCTTGCGGCTCGACTCGCCGGGAAGCCGCTCGACGTACGACTCGCGCGAGTACTCGAACACCTCGGCGCGCTGGCCGCGGCTCATCGTCTACTACTCCGTCCCCCCGGCCACGCCGTGA
- a CDS encoding MAC/perforin domain-containing protein → MPKLKNADLPSDPHDFTAQDWLHLFEDRGLFHAMVITQEQNPTNVFSIHQGLQLTGDLILPDPLHPGNHATFQWLVPNITAQLHTVETFFHTVHTYHSQGYDVEKADIGIPGIFSVNFQHEHQYSNDQSFSETDYYVTSMYRVPKLQIGFSDGAMTLTADFIQALAQAVEPGVNDPRSYDNVTNVLNTWGHYYVKQLDLGGLLYGTDTRKVTSMSQGHSFSDSVSAGFQANLELEDVPISGGGSGGDGNGSSSNDSSTQADKNVTINVIGGDGSLMGKYPAWAASLNGNYVSWHIIDTLVLEPVINLIPDKALRYKVANTISARYGVTPYTQAISNDEQGALND, encoded by the coding sequence CGCATGACTTCACCGCCCAGGACTGGCTCCACCTGTTCGAGGACCGTGGCCTCTTTCACGCCATGGTCATCACGCAGGAGCAGAATCCCACCAACGTCTTCAGCATCCACCAGGGCCTGCAACTCACCGGGGATCTCATCCTCCCGGACCCGCTCCATCCGGGAAACCACGCGACGTTCCAGTGGCTCGTCCCGAACATCACCGCCCAGCTGCACACGGTGGAGACCTTCTTCCACACGGTGCACACCTACCACTCGCAGGGGTACGACGTGGAGAAGGCGGACATCGGCATCCCCGGCATCTTCAGCGTGAACTTCCAGCACGAACACCAGTACTCGAACGACCAGTCGTTCTCGGAGACGGACTACTACGTCACGAGCATGTACCGCGTCCCCAAGCTGCAGATCGGCTTCAGCGACGGCGCGATGACGCTGACGGCTGACTTCATCCAGGCGCTGGCGCAGGCCGTGGAGCCCGGGGTCAATGACCCTCGCAGCTACGACAACGTGACGAACGTGTTGAACACGTGGGGCCACTACTACGTGAAGCAGCTGGACCTGGGCGGCCTCCTGTACGGCACGGACACCCGGAAGGTCACCAGCATGAGCCAGGGGCACAGCTTCTCGGACAGCGTCTCCGCGGGCTTCCAGGCCAACCTGGAGCTGGAGGACGTGCCCATCTCCGGCGGAGGCAGCGGCGGTGACGGCAATGGCTCGTCCTCGAACGACAGCTCCACGCAAGCGGACAAGAACGTCACCATCAACGTCATTGGCGGCGACGGCTCGCTGATGGGCAAGTACCCGGCCTGGGCCGCGTCCTTGAATGGCAACTACGTGAGCTGGCACATCATCGACACGCTCGTGCTGGAGCCCGTCATCAACCTCATCCCCGACAAAGCCCTGCGCTACAAGGTGGCGAACACGATCAGCGCCAGGTACGGCGTCACGCCGTACACGCAGGCCATCTCCAATGACGAGCAGGGCGCGCTGAACGACTGA
- a CDS encoding biotin transporter BioY has product MSPLPSASPHRVLADGFVRTRAQEGAVILGAALCTALLAQVAIPVPGSPVPITGQTLAVVLTAAALGAGRGLAGQAAYLLLGAVGLPFFAKGASGWGSLVGPTGGFLVAFLPAAFLVGLAARHGYDRRWWTAAPLFLAGQLLILAIGVSWLRVKTGLDFATALQKGFVPFIPGGLIKAAVAGLLMPLAWKFVRPRAS; this is encoded by the coding sequence GTGTCTCCCCTCCCCTCCGCATCGCCCCACCGGGTCCTGGCCGACGGCTTCGTCCGCACGCGCGCGCAGGAGGGCGCGGTCATCCTGGGCGCGGCGCTCTGCACCGCGTTGCTCGCCCAGGTGGCCATCCCGGTGCCGGGGTCCCCGGTGCCGATTACAGGCCAGACGCTCGCGGTCGTCCTCACGGCGGCGGCGCTCGGAGCGGGACGGGGGCTGGCCGGGCAGGCCGCGTATCTCCTGCTCGGAGCCGTGGGGCTGCCCTTCTTCGCGAAGGGGGCCAGCGGCTGGGGCTCGCTCGTCGGGCCGACCGGCGGCTTCCTGGTGGCCTTCCTCCCCGCGGCGTTCCTCGTGGGCCTAGCGGCGCGCCACGGCTACGACCGGCGGTGGTGGACGGCGGCCCCGCTCTTCCTCGCGGGCCAGCTGCTCATCCTGGCCATTGGAGTGTCCTGGCTCCGCGTGAAGACCGGGCTCGACTTCGCCACGGCCTTGCAGAAGGGCTTCGTTCCCTTCATTCCTGGCGGACTGATCAAGGCTGCCGTCGCGGGACTGCTCATGCCCCTCGCGTGGAAGTTCGTCCGGCCTCGCGCGTCCTGA
- a CDS encoding ArnT family glycosyltransferase yields the protein MSAPLQTVPAPDPFRTKLDGLILVALVVWGLAQLAPHLAHPAIYNWDEAMHQAAARGTHDTFFTPHIYKDPLYPSDIRHWWAANVWMHKPTGPFWFGALMMHVVGVTPLALRLASLLGHLAAGVAIYLIARRPAGRLWATLGAVGFLALPFGWQLVQGRFFGDVTDCTLAGCNALAVALLFHAARENSWRWGLAAGGVVGLGFLCKTGLALTPLGVAATLWALSRLRFCPGPRLGTVVAMMAAAGVVAAPWSLYSAWRWPELHDLESRVTRAHLFHDPTVDVGPWRRPFDAVLNEVNRTSLQPLANVLPLMAFCWLLVRAVRKRDMETVGLALWIGATWLVLSLGTVKVPAIAWGAVPAVLAALAIAGSDAWRHPVLAALLLAGLGTPLAIEHLPVLTRLRESLPATWDQTRTLPGLAEGLVLSVCAAVLTAIVFRLARRPRWMTVGMGVAASAVLAWHLAITLPVEKARYLEEHVDELYVTYSREVGLAISRHTPKRSVLFAALDTDPPLSFENLNLMFYSGRMTYRRAPDVPLARERGYHPYLVSPLAEPYAPVPGVPPQAALRAYDLEAPLPQPAPLPDGLTPLSVRQGNLEVLGFASRGVGHGRGRYAFYARALGPLQPLRVTFHGPDGIVERVLDPGSTLRGPQALRGAAWFILPTVGPALSKVTHLEFGAVGQRVAIPSRTP from the coding sequence ATGAGCGCTCCCCTCCAGACCGTCCCCGCTCCTGACCCCTTCCGGACGAAGCTCGACGGCCTGATCCTCGTGGCGCTGGTGGTATGGGGGCTCGCGCAGCTGGCGCCGCACCTGGCCCATCCCGCCATCTACAACTGGGACGAGGCGATGCATCAGGCCGCCGCGCGCGGCACGCACGACACCTTCTTCACGCCGCACATCTACAAGGACCCGCTCTACCCGAGCGACATCCGGCACTGGTGGGCCGCGAACGTCTGGATGCACAAGCCCACGGGCCCTTTCTGGTTCGGGGCGCTGATGATGCACGTCGTGGGGGTGACGCCGCTGGCACTGCGGCTGGCGTCGCTGCTGGGCCACCTGGCCGCGGGCGTCGCCATCTACCTCATCGCCCGGCGGCCCGCGGGGCGGCTGTGGGCCACGCTGGGCGCGGTGGGCTTCCTGGCGCTGCCCTTCGGCTGGCAGCTCGTGCAGGGGCGCTTCTTCGGCGACGTGACGGACTGCACCCTGGCGGGCTGCAACGCCCTGGCGGTGGCGCTGCTCTTCCACGCTGCCCGGGAGAACTCCTGGCGCTGGGGGCTGGCGGCGGGCGGGGTCGTGGGGCTGGGCTTCCTCTGCAAGACGGGGCTCGCGCTGACCCCGCTGGGCGTGGCCGCGACGCTGTGGGCCTTGAGCCGGCTGCGCTTCTGTCCAGGCCCGAGGCTCGGCACGGTGGTGGCCATGATGGCCGCGGCCGGTGTGGTGGCCGCGCCGTGGAGCCTCTACTCCGCGTGGCGCTGGCCGGAGCTGCACGACCTGGAGTCGCGCGTCACGCGCGCGCACCTCTTCCATGATCCGACCGTGGACGTGGGGCCCTGGCGCCGCCCGTTCGACGCCGTCCTCAACGAGGTCAACCGCACGAGCCTCCAGCCCCTCGCGAACGTGCTGCCGTTGATGGCCTTCTGCTGGCTGCTGGTGCGCGCCGTGCGCAAGCGGGACATGGAGACGGTGGGGCTCGCGCTCTGGATTGGCGCGACGTGGCTCGTGCTGTCGCTGGGCACGGTGAAGGTCCCGGCCATCGCGTGGGGGGCCGTGCCCGCGGTGCTCGCCGCGCTGGCCATCGCGGGCTCGGACGCGTGGCGCCATCCGGTGCTCGCGGCCCTGCTGCTCGCGGGGCTCGGCACGCCGCTGGCCATCGAGCACCTGCCCGTCCTGACCCGGCTGCGCGAGTCGCTGCCCGCGACCTGGGACCAGACGCGGACCCTCCCGGGGCTCGCCGAGGGGCTGGTGCTGTCCGTCTGCGCGGCGGTGCTGACGGCCATCGTCTTCCGGCTGGCCCGCAGGCCCCGGTGGATGACCGTGGGAATGGGCGTCGCGGCGTCGGCGGTGCTCGCCTGGCACCTGGCCATCACGCTGCCGGTGGAGAAGGCGCGCTACCTGGAGGAGCACGTCGACGAGCTGTACGTCACCTATTCGCGCGAAGTGGGTCTGGCCATCTCCCGGCACACGCCGAAGCGCAGCGTCCTCTTCGCCGCGCTGGATACGGATCCGCCGCTCAGCTTCGAGAACCTGAACCTCATGTTCTACAGCGGCCGCATGACGTACCGGCGGGCGCCGGACGTGCCGCTCGCGCGTGAGCGGGGCTACCACCCCTATCTCGTCTCGCCCCTCGCGGAGCCCTACGCGCCCGTGCCCGGCGTGCCGCCCCAGGCCGCGCTGCGGGCCTATGACCTGGAGGCGCCGCTGCCCCAGCCCGCGCCCCTGCCGGACGGCCTCACGCCGCTGTCCGTGCGCCAGGGGAACCTGGAGGTGCTCGGGTTCGCTTCCCGTGGCGTGGGCCATGGCCGTGGGCGCTACGCCTTCTATGCGCGGGCGCTCGGCCCGCTCCAGCCGCTGCGTGTCACCTTCCACGGCCCGGACGGCATCGTGGAGCGGGTGCTGGACCCAGGCTCGACGTTGCGTGGCCCGCAGGCCCTGCGAGGCGCGGCGTGGTTCATCCTGCCCACGGTGGGGCCCGCCCTCTCGAAGGTGACGCACCTGGAGTTCGGCGCCGTGGGGCAGCGCGTGGCCATCCCCTCACGGACGCCCTGA
- a CDS encoding MAPEG family protein, with product MTTPLLGTSSFLVPVTSLYAALNAFLTLALSINVSAVRTKLKIFRGDGGHAGLGSAIRAHGNNVEQVPLALILLLLAELSGGGSTPLHIFGGALLVARLAHAFGMLRGSPVQAVGATLTLVVQLGLAGWVLWLRPWG from the coding sequence GTGACGACTCCCTTGCTCGGCACATCGTCGTTCCTGGTCCCGGTGACGTCGCTCTACGCCGCGCTCAATGCCTTCCTCACGCTGGCGCTCTCCATCAACGTCAGCGCGGTCCGCACGAAGCTCAAGATCTTCCGGGGCGACGGAGGCCATGCAGGACTGGGGTCCGCCATCCGCGCGCATGGCAACAACGTCGAGCAGGTCCCCCTGGCGCTCATCCTGCTGTTGCTGGCGGAGCTGAGCGGTGGTGGCTCGACGCCGCTGCACATCTTCGGCGGCGCGCTGCTCGTGGCGCGCCTGGCGCATGCCTTCGGGATGCTGCGCGGGAGCCCGGTCCAGGCGGTCGGCGCGACGCTCACCCTGGTCGTGCAACTGGGATTGGCCGGTTGGGTCCTCTGGCTGCGGCCCTGGGGCTGA
- a CDS encoding cupin domain-containing protein, with product MKYDTEHLLKPVSPEAFLRTHFERERLLIRRGDAGYYSGLFGIEEMLSFLQKENNAYPNVRMVKEGRETAYSEFSSSVSYKEARVNFNHLINRERVSRLFLEQGHSVIVYQAQTALDPLRRFCDTLEREWRVRVQANLYMTPAGSQGFTLHYDTHDAFILQLEGEKRWRLYDKPIHLPYDGEPMQNPEQHRSTLNCVFDEVLRKGDLLYVPRGHFHDVSATDVHSLHMTVGLLTSPWQALFRRVAEELEKEDFMRNTVPLAVWQQGELGAFQDQLKAAVMAGLDAKLEGLVDEYLGRHANGSASAGINRLARSFAQMERPRVRAVSSGVG from the coding sequence ATGAAATATGACACCGAGCACCTGCTGAAGCCTGTCTCCCCGGAAGCGTTCCTGCGAACGCACTTCGAGCGGGAGCGTCTGCTGATCCGCCGGGGAGACGCGGGATATTACTCCGGGCTCTTCGGCATCGAGGAGATGCTGTCGTTCCTGCAAAAGGAGAACAACGCCTATCCCAACGTGCGGATGGTGAAGGAGGGGCGCGAGACGGCGTACAGCGAGTTCTCGTCGTCCGTGTCCTACAAGGAGGCACGGGTCAACTTCAATCATCTGATCAACCGGGAGCGCGTGTCGCGCCTGTTCCTGGAGCAGGGCCACTCGGTGATTGTCTATCAGGCGCAGACGGCCCTGGACCCCCTCCGGCGGTTCTGCGACACGCTGGAGCGGGAGTGGCGGGTGCGGGTGCAGGCGAACCTGTACATGACGCCCGCGGGCAGTCAGGGCTTCACGCTCCATTACGACACGCACGATGCCTTCATCCTCCAACTGGAAGGGGAGAAGCGCTGGCGGCTGTATGACAAACCCATTCACCTGCCCTATGACGGCGAACCCATGCAGAACCCGGAGCAGCACCGGTCGACGTTGAACTGTGTGTTCGACGAGGTGCTGCGCAAGGGCGACCTGCTGTACGTGCCCCGGGGGCACTTCCACGACGTGAGCGCCACGGACGTGCATTCCCTGCACATGACGGTGGGCCTCCTGACCAGCCCCTGGCAGGCGCTGTTCCGGCGGGTGGCGGAGGAACTCGAAAAGGAGGACTTCATGCGCAACACCGTCCCGCTGGCGGTCTGGCAGCAGGGGGAACTGGGGGCGTTCCAGGACCAGCTGAAGGCCGCGGTGATGGCGGGGTTGGACGCGAAGCTGGAGGGGCTGGTGGACGAGTACCTGGGCCGTCACGCGAACGGGAGCGCTTCCGCCGGGATCAACAGGCTGGCGCGGTCCTTCGCGCAGATGGAAAGGCCGCGCGTCCGGGCAGTCTCCTCCGGGGTCGGGTGA